The following are from one region of the Bacillus sp. (in: firmicutes) genome:
- the pyk gene encoding pyruvate kinase has product MRKTKIVCTIGPASESVDILMELMKAGMNVARLNFSHGNYEEHGERIKNIREAAKRLQKDIAILLDTKGPEIRTHTMTGGEIHLNVGNEVTVSMTEVVGTEEKFSISYPGLIDDVEVGSKILLDDGLIELEVLHKGNNEIRTKILNSGILKNRKGVNVPNVVINLPAMTEKDAQDILFGIEQNVDFIAASFVRKAQDVLAIRKLLEKNNGTTIRIIPKIENQQGVENIDEILEVSDGMMVARGDLGVEIPAEDVPLVQKMLIKKCNTAGKPVITATQMLDSMQRNPRPTRAEASDVANAIFDGTDAIMLSGETAAGTYPVEAVQTMDRIASKAETALSYLELLTNRRKESEVTITDAISQSVAHTALNLNVKAIITPTESGSTAQSISKYRPKAPIIAVTPSNKISRKLALVWGVFTKVGKSSETTDEMLDNAVQDALETGLVSHGDLVVLTAGVPIGTPGTTNLMKVHIIGDVIAKGQGIGRRSATGEVVIIKNVKEAEQKMKDGAIVVTTNTDRDMMPVLENAAAIITEEGGLTSHAAVIGLSLGLPVIVGVQNATTLFKDGQEITVDAARGDIYDGLASVI; this is encoded by the coding sequence ATGAGAAAAACAAAAATTGTCTGCACGATTGGGCCAGCAAGTGAATCAGTAGATATTTTAATGGAACTAATGAAAGCTGGAATGAATGTAGCTAGATTAAATTTTTCCCATGGGAACTATGAGGAGCATGGGGAGCGTATTAAAAATATTCGTGAAGCAGCTAAAAGATTACAAAAAGATATTGCGATATTATTAGATACGAAAGGTCCAGAAATACGTACACACACAATGACAGGTGGAGAAATTCACCTTAATGTAGGGAATGAAGTTACCGTTTCAATGACAGAGGTTGTTGGAACAGAAGAAAAATTTTCTATTTCATATCCGGGGCTAATTGATGATGTTGAAGTGGGCTCAAAAATACTTCTTGATGATGGTTTAATTGAACTAGAGGTATTGCATAAAGGCAATAATGAAATCCGTACAAAAATATTAAATAGCGGTATTTTAAAAAATAGAAAAGGTGTTAATGTTCCAAATGTAGTTATTAATCTTCCTGCAATGACCGAAAAGGATGCGCAAGATATTTTGTTTGGAATCGAACAAAATGTTGATTTTATCGCTGCCTCATTTGTAAGAAAGGCACAGGATGTTTTAGCCATTCGCAAGCTCTTAGAAAAGAATAACGGAACAACAATCCGAATTATTCCAAAAATCGAGAATCAACAAGGGGTAGAAAACATTGATGAAATTTTGGAGGTTTCTGATGGGATGATGGTTGCTCGCGGTGACCTTGGTGTCGAAATTCCCGCTGAAGATGTTCCATTAGTTCAGAAAATGCTTATTAAAAAATGTAATACCGCTGGTAAGCCAGTTATAACGGCAACACAAATGCTAGATTCAATGCAAAGAAATCCTAGACCAACGAGGGCTGAAGCAAGCGATGTTGCCAATGCTATATTTGATGGGACAGATGCGATTATGCTTTCTGGTGAAACAGCCGCTGGCACATATCCTGTCGAAGCTGTTCAAACAATGGACAGGATTGCTTCTAAGGCGGAAACAGCTTTATCTTACTTAGAACTGTTAACAAATCGTAGAAAAGAAAGCGAAGTAACGATAACAGACGCTATCAGTCAATCTGTAGCCCATACAGCCTTAAACTTAAATGTAAAAGCAATCATAACGCCAACCGAAAGCGGATCAACAGCGCAAAGTATTTCTAAATATCGTCCTAAAGCCCCAATCATTGCTGTTACACCAAGCAATAAAATTTCAAGAAAATTAGCGCTTGTATGGGGTGTTTTTACAAAAGTAGGGAAATCTTCGGAGACAACTGATGAAATGCTTGATAATGCCGTTCAAGATGCACTTGAGACAGGTTTAGTTTCCCATGGTGACCTTGTCGTTTTAACCGCAGGTGTACCAATTGGAACGCCTGGAACGACAAATTTAATGAAGGTTCATATTATTGGCGATGTAATTGCAAAAGGGCAAGGAATCGGCCGCAGAAGTGCAACAGGTGAAGTTGTTATTATCAAGAACGTCAAAGAAGCAGAACAGAAAATGAAAGATGGAGCGATTGTTGTTACAACGAATACTGATCGCGATATGATGCCAGTATTAGAGAACGCAGCAGCGATTATTACAGAGGAAGGCGGCTTAACTAGCCATGCAGCCGTTATCGGCCTAAGTCTTGGATTACCTGTTATTGTTGGTGTTCAAAATGCGACGACATTATTTAAAGATGGACAGGAAATTACTGTCGATGCCGCCCGCGGCGATATTTACGATGGTCTTGCCAGCGTCATCTGA
- the ytvI gene encoding sporulation integral membrane protein YtvI, whose protein sequence is MNSVYIYRALRFLLVLAIIIVVPIGLYFVSSVTYPFIIAFVLAFIMNPLVNFFEYKTKMPRTLAVIIVLILIIGVVAGLLTLLIAEIISGSNYLAKVVPTQFENLVAYVEEYVTNQIIPFYNQILIFFNDLDAGQQDTIIKNIQDVGTAIASRVSAWIEVILRAIPNFLGVLPNIATVLIFSLLATFFISKDWYRLKDYGRKFLPMKFQSSGRTVYDDLKKALIGFIKAQATLISITTIIVLLGLLFFKVEYAVTIALIIGFVDVLPYLGTGAIFVPWIVYLIFANDISLAIKLGSLYIVVLIVRQVMEPRILSSSIGLDPLATLIALFVGFKLFGFLGLIIGPVTLVLFNTLHDANVFKDVWTYIVGKKEA, encoded by the coding sequence TTGAACTCAGTATATATTTATAGAGCCTTACGGTTTTTGCTTGTCCTAGCCATTATAATTGTTGTGCCAATAGGCCTTTATTTTGTCTCATCCGTTACTTACCCATTTATTATTGCCTTTGTGCTCGCTTTTATAATGAATCCTTTAGTAAATTTTTTTGAGTATAAAACAAAAATGCCGAGGACCTTGGCGGTTATCATTGTATTAATATTAATTATCGGGGTTGTTGCAGGTCTTTTAACTTTACTAATTGCGGAAATTATTTCAGGCTCTAATTACTTAGCTAAAGTTGTTCCTACACAATTTGAAAATCTTGTTGCATATGTAGAGGAGTACGTAACGAATCAAATTATTCCTTTTTACAACCAAATTCTAATCTTTTTTAATGATTTAGATGCTGGGCAGCAGGATACAATCATAAAAAACATTCAAGATGTTGGCACAGCAATTGCATCTAGAGTAAGTGCATGGATCGAAGTGATTTTAAGGGCGATTCCGAACTTTCTAGGTGTTTTGCCTAATATAGCTACCGTCTTAATCTTTTCACTCTTAGCAACTTTCTTTATAAGTAAGGATTGGTACCGTTTAAAAGATTACGGACGTAAATTTTTACCGATGAAATTTCAATCAAGCGGCAGAACTGTTTATGATGATTTAAAGAAAGCTTTAATAGGATTTATTAAAGCCCAGGCTACGTTAATTTCAATCACGACGATTATCGTATTATTAGGCCTTCTCTTCTTTAAGGTTGAATATGCTGTTACGATTGCTTTAATTATTGGATTCGTTGATGTTCTACCTTATTTAGGAACTGGAGCAATCTTTGTGCCATGGATTGTTTATCTTATCTTTGCAAATGATATTTCGTTAGCAATTAAATTAGGAAGTCTATACATAGTTGTTTTAATCGTTAGACAAGTGATGGAGCCGAGAATTTTATCCTCGAGCATTGGACTTGATCCGCTTGCTACGTTAATTGCCTTGTTTGTTGGTTTTAAGCTTTTTGGATTTCTTGGTTTAATTATTGGCCCTGTTACCCTAGTCCTCTTTAATACGTTACATGATGCTAATGTGTTTAAAGACGTGTGGACGTATATTGTCGGCAAAAAAGAAGCGTAG
- a CDS encoding NAD-dependent malic enzyme → MSVTREEALHIHQINKGKVEIKSKVPVRNANDLSLAYSPGVAEPCKVIYEDKNKVYEYTMKGNMVAVVSDGTAVLGLGNIGPEAALPVMEGKAVLFKSFAGVDAFPICLNTTDVEKIIETVKLLQPTFGGVNLEDISAPNCFIIEERLKKEASIPVFHDDQHGTAIVTVAGLVNALKLVGKSISDIKVVMNGAGAAGIAIVKLLYQFGVRNAIMCDTKGAIFEGRPYGMNEIKEQVAKMTNLEKIEGTLADVIKGADVFIGVSVEGALTPEMVKSMNNDPIIFAMANPDPEILPSLAKECGAKVVGTGRSDFPNQVNNVLAFPGIFRGALDTHATHINEEMKIAAVNAIAGLISDEELSSDYVIPAPFDTRVAPEVAAAVAKAAIETGVARKVIDPEDIKEKTRKLSLLEEN, encoded by the coding sequence ATGTCCGTTACACGGGAGGAAGCATTACACATACATCAAATTAACAAAGGAAAAGTAGAAATCAAATCAAAGGTTCCGGTTCGGAATGCGAATGATTTAAGCTTGGCTTATTCACCAGGAGTTGCTGAGCCGTGTAAAGTAATCTATGAGGATAAAAATAAAGTTTATGAATACACAATGAAGGGCAATATGGTTGCTGTAGTTTCTGATGGAACAGCCGTACTCGGATTAGGGAACATCGGACCTGAAGCAGCTCTTCCGGTAATGGAAGGAAAGGCTGTCTTGTTTAAAAGTTTTGCAGGTGTAGATGCATTCCCGATTTGCTTAAATACAACGGATGTTGAAAAAATAATCGAAACTGTCAAATTATTACAGCCTACATTTGGTGGTGTTAATTTAGAAGATATCTCAGCACCTAACTGTTTTATAATTGAAGAAAGACTGAAAAAAGAAGCGAGCATTCCAGTTTTTCATGATGATCAACATGGTACGGCCATTGTTACAGTTGCAGGATTAGTAAATGCGCTGAAATTAGTTGGGAAATCAATTTCCGATATTAAAGTTGTTATGAATGGTGCTGGTGCGGCCGGAATCGCCATCGTTAAGCTTCTATATCAATTTGGTGTTCGAAATGCGATTATGTGTGATACGAAAGGAGCCATTTTTGAAGGCCGCCCATATGGGATGAATGAAATCAAAGAACAAGTGGCTAAAATGACAAACCTCGAGAAAATTGAAGGCACTTTAGCAGATGTTATTAAAGGTGCAGATGTATTTATTGGTGTTTCTGTTGAAGGTGCGTTAACACCTGAAATGGTAAAATCAATGAACAACGATCCGATTATTTTTGCAATGGCTAATCCTGATCCGGAAATCCTGCCATCGCTTGCTAAAGAATGCGGCGCTAAAGTTGTTGGAACAGGCCGTTCTGATTTTCCAAATCAAGTTAATAACGTTTTAGCGTTTCCAGGTATTTTTAGAGGGGCATTAGATACGCATGCCACCCATATTAACGAAGAAATGAAAATAGCAGCAGTAAATGCTATTGCTGGCTTAATTTCAGACGAGGAGCTTTCATCTGATTACGTCATTCCAGCTCCATTTGATACTAGGGTTGCACCAGAGGTAGCAGCGGCTGTAGCTAAAGCGGCGATTGAAACCGGTGTAGCTAGGAAAGTTATAGATCCAGAAGACATCAAAGAAAAAACAAGAAAACTATCTTTACTAGAAGAAAATTAG
- the accA gene encoding acetyl-CoA carboxylase carboxyl transferase subunit alpha, with the protein MAGEMEFERPVIELRKKIIELKKFTEEKEIDLSDEIKKLESRLEKLEQEVYGNLTPWDRVQIARFPNRPTSLEYIGHLFTDFIELHGDRFYSDDEAIVGGIAKYHGIPVTIVGHQRGKDTKENIRRNFGMPHPEGYRKALRLMKQAEKFKRPIITFIDTKGAYPGKAAEERGQSEAIAKNLFEMAGLTVPVISIVIGEGGSGGALGIGVGNHIHMLENSTYSVISPEGAASILWRDASQAKRAAESMRITAPDLKELGIIDEIIPEVKGGAHRDIVKQAEEIDKVLAKSMDELMVLDENAIVHNRYLKYKNIGKISFCNEYIEAK; encoded by the coding sequence TTGGCAGGAGAAATGGAATTTGAACGTCCGGTTATAGAACTTCGCAAAAAAATTATCGAATTAAAAAAATTTACTGAGGAAAAAGAAATTGATCTTTCCGATGAAATTAAAAAATTAGAATCAAGACTAGAAAAATTAGAGCAAGAGGTATATGGCAATTTAACCCCATGGGATCGAGTTCAAATTGCCCGCTTTCCAAATAGACCAACATCTCTTGAATACATTGGGCACCTTTTTACTGATTTTATTGAATTGCATGGAGACCGTTTTTATAGTGATGATGAAGCGATTGTTGGTGGTATTGCAAAATATCACGGTATACCCGTTACTATTGTTGGTCATCAGCGTGGAAAAGACACGAAAGAAAATATTCGCCGCAATTTCGGTATGCCACACCCTGAGGGCTATCGTAAAGCTTTGCGTTTAATGAAACAGGCGGAGAAGTTTAAACGTCCGATTATTACCTTTATTGATACGAAAGGCGCTTATCCCGGAAAGGCTGCAGAGGAAAGAGGCCAAAGTGAAGCAATTGCCAAAAATCTATTTGAAATGGCTGGTTTAACAGTACCCGTTATTAGCATTGTAATCGGTGAGGGCGGTAGCGGTGGTGCACTTGGAATAGGCGTTGGAAACCATATTCATATGCTCGAAAACTCTACATATTCTGTTATCTCACCTGAAGGCGCTGCTTCTATTCTTTGGAGAGACGCTAGCCAAGCAAAGCGAGCAGCTGAATCGATGAGAATTACTGCACCTGATTTAAAAGAGCTTGGGATTATAGACGAAATTATTCCAGAAGTGAAAGGCGGAGCCCACCGTGATATCGTGAAGCAAGCCGAAGAAATTGACAAAGTGCTTGCCAAATCAATGGATGAATTAATGGTATTAGATGAAAATGCTATCGTTCATAATAGGTATTTAAAGTATAAGAACATAGGAAAGATTTCGTTTTGTAATGAATATATAGAAGCAAAGTAA
- the dnaE gene encoding DNA polymerase III subunit alpha, translated as MKFVHLHVHSSYSLLNSTMNVEELVRSAATQGHAALAITDENVMYGAVAFYKACKRQHIKPILGMLLLVEAETEVSMEGKHASYPMLVLARTNTGYRHLLKLSTIVQTEHKNGVPLPILMSHSEGLIAISPASGEMNQHLLKQSFQEAERTVEKYVQVFKENFYIGIEPSTTKEEERLNSLVIKFCKEKNIQAVATNRVHYLKKEDALIHDCLQCIKHGTKLNEKESPIERRENYLKDEEMMIRQFHHLPEAIANTVKIANQCEVTIPLGEMVLPKYPLPTGMSADQFLKSLCLKGLEKRYKASPPSGAGERLEYELSVIQKMKFSDYFLIVWDFMSYAHKKRILVGPGRGSAAGSLVAYVLGITNIDPLKYNLLFERFLNPERISMPDIDIDFPDHRRDEMIQYVSRKYGKEHVAQIITFGTLAARGSIRDVGRVLGVPVNEIDRLAKVIPGRPSITLEQALKESAALQNELKENHVARKVFTIAQKIEGLPRHTSTHAAGVVISDSPLTDSVPLQEGHGDVLLTQYPMEILEEVGLLKMDFLGLRNLTLIENIQALIQKEMGQTMNLQDIPMDDEKTFTLLGEGDTTGVFQLESTGMRKVLSRLKPTNFEDIVAVNALYRPGPMENIPTFIERKHGERKISFPHEDLKEILAPTYGVIVYQEQIMQIASRMAGFTLGEADLLRRAVSKKKREILEKEREHFVKGCLKNGYDEIVAGQVYDLIVRFANYGFNRSHAVAYSVIAYWLAYLKANYPLYFMAALLTSVVGNEDKIAQYIGEAKQKHIKILPPSINKSTYRFMVEDGKLRFSLASIKNIGMTALKEILYHRKKKGKFTDLFDFCARVSLRVVNRRVIESLILSGSLDEFGKDRAELLASLDAAVNYAELVNEEDGGLFLSDDIVPKPQYVMVEPFSTEAKLQFEKEVFGFYLSDHPIEPYKTLLTRMNAVTIAHLKALVGTSIHVGALIANEKVIKTKKGEQMAFLTLSDDTGEIEAVAFPATYKKYVTLLNKGEILFIQGKIEEREEKLQLIINAVTSIKTLKAHAFEKLYLKVDKNQQQAGKLHQIKNILKQYPGTTAVYIHYADEQKTVLLPKEWSAKLTAECLKKLKMVLGAKNVVIKK; from the coding sequence CTTTTAGTAGAAGCTGAAACTGAAGTTAGTATGGAAGGTAAGCATGCCAGTTATCCCATGCTCGTATTAGCCCGGACGAATACTGGCTATCGCCACTTGCTTAAGCTTTCAACCATTGTTCAAACCGAACATAAAAACGGTGTCCCCTTACCAATATTAATGTCCCATTCAGAAGGACTTATTGCCATTTCTCCTGCTTCAGGTGAAATGAATCAACACCTTTTGAAACAATCATTTCAAGAGGCTGAACGAACAGTTGAAAAATACGTGCAAGTGTTTAAAGAAAATTTTTATATCGGCATTGAACCAAGTACAACAAAAGAGGAGGAGCGCCTCAATAGTTTAGTAATCAAATTTTGCAAAGAAAAAAACATTCAAGCTGTAGCAACGAACCGTGTTCACTATTTAAAAAAGGAAGATGCGCTCATTCATGACTGTTTGCAATGCATAAAGCATGGCACAAAGCTCAATGAAAAAGAAAGTCCAATTGAAAGACGAGAGAATTACTTAAAAGATGAAGAAATGATGATAAGGCAGTTTCACCATCTTCCCGAGGCCATTGCCAATACTGTGAAAATTGCCAACCAATGCGAAGTGACGATTCCGCTAGGTGAAATGGTCTTGCCGAAATACCCCTTGCCAACAGGGATGTCTGCAGATCAGTTTTTAAAAAGCTTATGCTTGAAAGGATTAGAAAAAAGATATAAAGCTTCGCCGCCAAGTGGTGCTGGGGAACGATTAGAATATGAATTATCGGTTATTCAAAAAATGAAATTTAGCGATTATTTTTTAATTGTTTGGGATTTTATGAGCTATGCACATAAAAAAAGAATTTTAGTAGGTCCAGGAAGGGGCTCTGCAGCGGGTTCACTAGTTGCTTATGTTCTTGGAATCACCAATATTGATCCATTAAAATATAATTTATTATTTGAGCGCTTTTTAAATCCAGAACGAATCTCGATGCCGGATATTGATATTGACTTTCCTGACCACCGCCGCGATGAAATGATTCAATATGTTTCACGAAAATACGGTAAAGAGCATGTCGCCCAAATTATCACGTTTGGCACATTGGCTGCCCGTGGGTCAATCAGAGATGTTGGCAGAGTGCTTGGAGTGCCAGTAAATGAAATTGATCGCTTAGCGAAAGTCATTCCTGGACGGCCTAGCATCACGTTAGAGCAGGCACTGAAAGAATCAGCAGCACTACAAAATGAACTAAAAGAAAATCATGTCGCCCGAAAAGTATTTACAATTGCTCAAAAAATTGAAGGTCTTCCTAGGCATACATCAACACATGCAGCAGGGGTGGTAATCAGTGATTCCCCATTAACAGACTCTGTTCCATTGCAGGAAGGGCATGGCGATGTATTATTAACTCAATATCCAATGGAAATACTTGAAGAAGTGGGCTTATTAAAAATGGATTTTCTCGGTTTGCGCAACTTGACGCTTATTGAAAATATTCAAGCGTTAATTCAGAAAGAAATGGGGCAAACTATGAATCTCCAAGATATTCCAATGGACGATGAAAAAACATTTACTTTGCTTGGAGAAGGTGATACAACAGGGGTCTTTCAGCTTGAATCGACAGGAATGAGGAAAGTATTATCCCGTTTGAAGCCTACTAATTTTGAAGATATTGTAGCTGTCAATGCCTTGTATCGTCCCGGCCCGATGGAAAATATTCCGACTTTTATTGAAAGAAAGCACGGTGAAAGGAAGATTTCTTTTCCGCATGAGGATTTAAAAGAGATTCTCGCACCAACCTATGGCGTCATCGTCTATCAAGAGCAGATTATGCAAATCGCCTCGAGAATGGCTGGCTTTACATTAGGTGAAGCAGACCTATTAAGACGTGCCGTTAGCAAGAAGAAGCGGGAAATATTAGAGAAAGAAAGAGAACACTTTGTGAAAGGCTGTCTTAAAAATGGCTATGACGAAATAGTTGCAGGACAGGTGTATGATTTAATTGTCCGTTTTGCAAATTACGGCTTTAATCGTAGCCATGCTGTTGCTTATAGTGTTATTGCCTACTGGTTGGCTTACTTAAAGGCGAATTATCCATTGTATTTTATGGCAGCCCTCTTAACGAGCGTTGTTGGAAATGAAGATAAAATTGCTCAATATATTGGTGAGGCAAAGCAAAAACATATAAAAATCCTTCCGCCATCGATTAACAAAAGCACGTACCGCTTTATGGTTGAAGATGGAAAGCTTAGATTTAGTTTAGCCTCGATCAAAAATATCGGGATGACAGCGCTCAAGGAAATTCTTTATCATCGCAAGAAAAAAGGCAAATTTACAGATCTTTTCGATTTTTGTGCAAGGGTATCACTTAGAGTCGTTAACCGTAGAGTAATTGAATCGTTAATCTTATCAGGGAGTTTGGATGAGTTTGGAAAAGACCGGGCCGAATTGTTGGCTAGTCTTGATGCAGCGGTGAACTATGCTGAATTAGTAAATGAAGAGGATGGCGGCCTTTTTTTATCGGATGATATTGTACCAAAGCCGCAATATGTAATGGTTGAACCATTCTCAACTGAAGCTAAGCTGCAATTTGAAAAAGAAGTTTTCGGCTTTTATTTGTCCGATCATCCAATTGAGCCTTATAAAACTTTATTAACGAGAATGAATGCTGTAACGATTGCCCATCTCAAAGCGCTTGTCGGCACATCTATCCATGTTGGTGCACTGATTGCTAATGAAAAGGTGATTAAGACAAAAAAAGGGGAACAAATGGCGTTTCTAACTTTAAGTGATGATACTGGGGAAATCGAGGCCGTTGCTTTTCCAGCGACCTACAAAAAATATGTAACATTATTAAATAAAGGGGAAATTTTATTTATTCAAGGCAAAATAGAAGAAAGAGAGGAAAAGCTGCAGCTCATTATAAATGCTGTAACATCAATAAAAACTTTAAAAGCGCATGCTTTTGAAAAGCTTTATTTGAAAGTAGATAAAAATCAACAACAAGCTGGAAAATTACATCAAATCAAAAATATCTTAAAACAATATCCAGGAACAACAGCAGTTTATATCCATTATGCCGATGAACAAAAAACGGTATTGCTTCCGAAAGAGTGGTCGGCAAAATTAACTGCTGAATGCCTGAAAAAGCTAAAAATGGTATTAGGTGCGAAAAATGTCGTAATAAAAAAGTAA
- the pfkA gene encoding 6-phosphofructokinase codes for MKKIGVLTSGGDSPGMNAAIRAVVRKAIFHGVEVYGINYGFAGLISGDMRKLELGSVGDIIHRGGTMLYTARCKEFKTEEGRQKAIEELNRYGIEGLVVIGGDGSFRGAKDLTEKGFPCIGIPGTIDNDIPGTDFTIGFNTALNTVLDAIDKIRDTATSHERTYVIETMGRHAGDIALWAGLAGGAESIIIPEVQYNMDEIAGRILRGHERGKKHSIIIIAEGVGSGLEFSKKIQEATNLETRVTVLGYIQRGGKPTAFDRTLASRLGARAVELLIEGKKGRMVGVECNKVVDHDIIEILSREHKLDVEMYKLSQELSI; via the coding sequence ATGAAAAAAATCGGTGTATTAACAAGTGGAGGAGACTCCCCAGGAATGAATGCTGCGATTCGTGCAGTTGTCAGAAAGGCAATTTTTCACGGTGTAGAAGTCTATGGTATAAATTATGGGTTTGCAGGTTTAATATCTGGTGATATGAGAAAACTGGAACTTGGCTCTGTAGGTGATATTATCCATCGTGGCGGAACAATGCTTTATACAGCTCGCTGCAAAGAATTTAAAACAGAGGAAGGTAGGCAAAAGGCCATCGAAGAACTGAACAGGTATGGAATTGAAGGACTTGTTGTAATTGGTGGTGACGGATCTTTCCGTGGGGCAAAAGACCTGACTGAAAAAGGCTTCCCATGTATTGGTATACCAGGAACAATCGATAATGATATCCCTGGCACCGATTTTACAATCGGTTTTAATACAGCATTAAACACCGTCCTAGATGCAATTGATAAAATTCGTGATACAGCTACCTCCCATGAAAGAACATATGTAATTGAAACAATGGGGCGGCATGCTGGTGATATTGCACTATGGGCGGGACTGGCTGGTGGTGCTGAATCGATTATTATCCCTGAAGTTCAATATAATATGGATGAGATTGCAGGTCGAATTTTACGTGGCCATGAGCGTGGGAAAAAGCATAGTATTATCATTATTGCCGAAGGTGTTGGCAGCGGTTTAGAATTTAGTAAAAAGATTCAGGAAGCAACAAACCTAGAAACAAGAGTCACTGTATTAGGTTATATCCAACGTGGTGGAAAACCAACAGCATTTGATCGGACACTGGCAAGCCGATTAGGCGCTCGTGCCGTTGAGTTGTTGATTGAAGGGAAAAAAGGTAGAATGGTCGGGGTTGAATGCAATAAAGTTGTTGACCATGATATAATCGAAATCCTTTCGAGAGAACATAAGCTCGATGTTGAAATGTACAAACTTTCTCAGGAGTTATCAATATAA
- a CDS encoding acetyl-CoA carboxylase carboxyltransferase subunit beta → MLKDLLGKKRKKYAAIPSEQGKQDVPEGLMTKCPDCKKIMYTKELMKSLMVCQVCGHHFQMNSSERIASVIDEGTFVEYDQNMISENPLNFPDYIEKIEIDRRKTGLNEAIVTGEGKINGLETVIAVMDSGFRMGSMGSVVGEKITRAIEKAIERKIPFIIFTASGGARMQEGVLSLMQMAKTSAALKALSNSGGLIISVMTHPTTGGVSASFASLGDYNFAEPGALIGFAGRRIIEQTIREQLPDDFQTAEFLFKHGQLDKVVNRMELKETLATVLDIHKFANL, encoded by the coding sequence TTGCTTAAGGATTTATTAGGGAAAAAAAGAAAGAAGTATGCTGCAATTCCTTCTGAACAAGGCAAACAAGATGTACCAGAAGGCTTAATGACGAAATGTCCTGATTGTAAAAAAATTATGTACACAAAAGAATTAATGAAAAGTTTAATGGTCTGCCAAGTTTGTGGACACCATTTTCAAATGAATTCAAGTGAACGGATTGCCAGTGTTATTGATGAAGGGACATTTGTAGAATATGATCAAAATATGATTTCAGAAAATCCATTGAATTTTCCGGATTATATTGAAAAAATTGAAATAGACCGCAGGAAAACAGGTTTAAATGAAGCGATTGTAACAGGTGAAGGAAAAATAAATGGACTTGAAACGGTTATTGCTGTGATGGATTCGGGTTTTCGAATGGGTAGCATGGGTTCTGTAGTTGGAGAAAAAATCACCCGGGCTATTGAAAAAGCAATTGAGCGAAAAATTCCATTCATTATTTTCACTGCATCTGGCGGTGCGCGGATGCAAGAAGGTGTTCTTAGCTTAATGCAAATGGCAAAAACGAGTGCTGCCTTGAAAGCATTAAGCAATAGTGGTGGTTTAATTATTTCGGTGATGACACATCCAACAACAGGTGGCGTATCCGCAAGCTTCGCGTCATTAGGAGACTATAATTTCGCTGAACCTGGTGCATTAATCGGTTTTGCGGGCAGAAGAATTATAGAGCAAACAATCCGCGAGCAATTGCCAGATGATTTTCAAACAGCCGAGTTCTTGTTTAAACATGGTCAATTAGACAAAGTAGTAAATAGAATGGAATTAAAAGAGACATTAGCGACTGTCCTTGATATTCATAAATTTGCAAATTTATAG